The window AACGGAAACAGCAACCACCCGCCCATGCCCCAGGCCATGCCAAAGGTACGGTGCACTTCGGTCGGGCGCGTGTCCAGGTGGCCGTACAGGTACACCTGCTTGTGCACGGCCGAGCCGTAGCGGCTGTATTCCTTGGCCTTGCGGTTGACGGCGGCCTCCATGCACTGCAGGATCTGCCCGGCCAGCGTGCCGCCGCCCGTGGCATCAAACGCGATGGTGGCGCCCGTAGCGGCCAGCGCGTCGGTCAGCTCGGCCATGAAGTTGGGCGCACTGCTGTCGCACACATACTGGGCGCCCAGCCCGCGCAGCAGCGCCGCCTGCTCGGGTTTGCGCACGATGTTGACCAGGCCGACGCCATCCTTCTGGCAAATCTTGAGCAGCATCTGGCCCAGGTTGCTGGCTGCCGCGGTGTGCACCAGCGCGGTGTGACCCTCGCGCTTCATGGTCTCCACCATGCTCAGCGCCGTCAGCGGGTTGACGAAGCACGATGCGCCCTCGGCCGCCGTGGTCCCGGGCGGCAGCGGCAGGCACTGCGCCGCCGGCATGGCGCGGTATTGCGAATACATGGCACCGCCAATCACCGCCACCGTGCGGCCCAGCAGCGCCTGCGCGGCGGGTGAGGCACCCGCAGCCACCACAAGGCCCGCGCCCTCGTTGCCCACCGGCATGCTCTGACCCAGGCGTGCCGCCATGCCGGGCATGGCGCGCTCCGGGATACGCGCCGTAGCCACCGGCCGCTCGGCCGTGCCCGTGACCTGCACGGTCGACAAATCGGCCGGGCCCAGCAGCAGGCCGATGTCCGACGGGTTGATGGGCGTGGCCTGCACCTGGATCAGCACTTCGTCAGGCCCCGGCGTGGGCACGGGTGTGGGCTCCAGGCTGATCTGCAAGGTGCCATCGGCTTGCACAAGCGAGCGCAACTGCAGCGCGGTGGTGGGGATGGAGGGGTTCATGGAGGACTCGCAGGTAGAAGATGGGACAAAGGGCCTGCGCGCTGGACCGCGCAGTGTGGTGAAAGGGTGCCGTATTCAACGGCGCCTCACCACCACCAGCCCGCATTCTTGACCAAGCTGCGCGACCGCGCTGTCCCCTCGGTGAATGGCTGCCCCCCATGCGCTGGGACGAACGATGCACGCAGGGCGCTGCAGCTACATGCCAGAAACGCTTTCACACGCCCCGTCCAAAGTCATGCACGTGTCGCTTGACTTAGAGTGCGCTCTAACTTTCAGAATCGTTCCTATGGCATCCCTCCTCACCATTGCCGAAGTCGCCAAGCGCACAGGCCTCACCGCACACACCCTGCGCTACTACGAGCGCGCCGGGTTGATTGCGCCGGTGGCGCGTGCACCCGGCGGCCAGCGCCGTTATGCGGCGTCGGACATGGAATGGATCGGATTCCTGCTGCGCCTGCGTGAGACCCAGATGCCCATCGGGCAGATGCAGGCCTTTGCGCAGCTACGCAGCGAAGGGAACGCCACCGCCCCCGAGCGGCGCCAGTTGCTGGAACAGCATCTGGCGCAGGTGCTGGCAACGATCACCGCCATGCAGCAAGCCGCGCAGGCCCTGCAAGCCAAGATCGCGCATTACCAGGGCCTGGAAGCTTCCCTTCGACCCACCCTGTCGTCCACCCACCAAGGAAGCTCCCATGTCCCCCGAAACCCAACCCCGATATCTCCAGGGCCTCGCCAAGCTGCGCGAAATCGACGGCCACGCGGGTGAGCGTGTCGTCGCCAGCCTGGCCGACATTGCCCCCGACTTCGCGCGCTACCTGATCGAGTTTCCGTTTGGCGACATCTACTCGCGCCCCGGACTCGATCTGCGCAGCCGCGAGATTGCCGTCGTCGCCGCCCTGACCGCGCTGGGCAACGCCACACCTCAGCTCAAAGTGCATTTGCAGGCCGCGCTCAACGTGGGCGTCAGCCGCGAAGAGATCGTGGAGGTGCTGATGCAGATGGCGGTGTACGCGGGTTTTCCGGCCGCACTCAACGGGCTGACTGTCGCGCGCGAGGTGTTTGCAGCGGCTGACGAGCAACCCGTGACTGCTTGAAGCGACCTACCGTGCGTGGCGCACCTGCGCAGCGCACTCTCCCGGAGACGACAGGCTATTTGCCCCCACCCACCGGCATCGGCCGTACCAGCCGCACGGGCAGCTTGCTGGCCCGCGCCGCATCGCCGCGCGCCTCGCCGGTGGACAGGTTCACCGCCCAGCCATTGATCATGGCGGCCTGGCGCGCGCTGTCGCCCGCGCGGCTCTGGGAGATGTTGCCGTAGGTGTACTGATTGACGCTGGGCGCGCTCACGTTGCTGGTGGACGACCAGTGCCACTGGCCGGGCGCCACCGGAAACAAAATCGGGTTGAGGCCCGGGGGCGACAGCGACTTGTCCACCAGCCGCTGCAGCTCGGCCGCACGCGGAATGCGCCAGCCCACGCCCTCGGCCTTCCAGCGGTCCGAAGCCAGGGCCGTGGCCTCGGCGCGGTCCAGCAGCAGGGGCTGGCCGGTGCAGGTTTTTCCATTCCACTGCATGCCCTCCACACAGCGCGGCCAGGCCAGGCCCGCGCGCTGGTCCAGCACATAAGCGCCATCCACGGACAGAGACCAATCGGCTGCCACCAGCGAATCGGCGGCCTGCGCAGGCCCGGCAAACAGCGCACCCAACAGCGGGGGGATGAGCAGCAACAACGTTTTCATGGACGAAACAGGGGCGATAAAAGCAAGAGAAAAGTCGGCGGGATGAAAAGCACCTCAGAAACCACAGGGGTCAAAAAACGCCTCGCCAACACCCTAACCCGGCAGCGGCACCTGCGCCACCCGCCAGGTCAAGAAACCCGCACGGCACGCCGCTTGTCCACACGGGCACCCACGCCCACACCCGCCAGCGTGCCCGACGCGGCCAACGCATCTGCCAGGAACCCAACGAACGCCTGCACCCGCGTGGAGAACTGGTGCCGCTGCGGGTACACCGCATAGATGTCGGCCGCAGGCGTGTGGTACTGCGGCAGCACGGGCTCCAGCAGGCCCTGGGCCAGATGGCGGTTCACGTCCCACTCGGCGCGCATCACGATGCCGTGGCCCTGCAGCGCCCACAGCACGGCGATCTCGCCGTCGTTGGTGGTGAGGTTGCCGGTGATCTTGATCGACTCGGTGTGCGCCTTGCTGCCACGCCCGGTGATCAGGCGCCACAGGCCGTAGGCCTCGTCGCCCTGGCGGATGCCGATGCACTGGTGCTCCATCAGGTCGCGCGGCACGCGGGGCCTGCCGTGCTGCGCCAGGTAGGCGGGTGCGGCGCACAGCACACGCCGGTTGGGGGCTATGCGGCGGGCAATCACGCGGCCATCGGGTGGCTCGCCAAAACGCACGCAAACGTCGTAGGCATCGTCGGTGATCGGTGGTGGGTGCACCGACAACTGCAGTTGCACATCCACTTCGGGGTACTGGCGCACAAAGTCCGAGATCACGGGGGCGATGTGCATGCGGCCAAAACCCAGCGTGGCATTCACGCGCAGCAGGCCCTTGGGGCTGGCCTTGGACTGCACGATAAGTTCGTCCAGCGCGTCGATCTCGCGCAGGATGCGGCGCGCGTGCTCCAGCAGCAGCTCACCCTCGGGCGTGAGGCTCATGCGACGCGTGGTGCGGTTGATGAGCACCACACCCAGGCGCTTTTCCATCTGCGCCAGGTGTTTGCTCACGGCGGCGGTGGACACACCCATTTCGCGCCCGGCGGCGCTCAGGCTGGGGCTGGCGGCCAGTGCCGAAAAGAAACCCAGTTCTGCGGGCTGGATGGTGGAGCTCATCGCTGCATTATCAACTGCAGGTTAACGATGGATTCACTTGGCCGCCGTTTTTACAACGAGCGGATGCCTACAGTCGCTCTCACTGTTTTGTTCCACCCGTTTTTCGCGGCCCGGCATCCCCACAGGCCTTCCCCGACGCTTTCACACACCAAGATCAGAGACCTTCATGAAAACCTACCAAATCGCCACCATCCCCGGAGACGGCATCGGCAAGGAAGTGATTCCCGCCGGCCAACGCGTACTCGAAGCCCTGGCCGCCCGCCACACGGGCCTGCAGTTCCAGTTTGAGAACTTCGGCTGGGGCGGAGACTGGTACCGCGCCCACGGCGTGATGATGCCGGCCGATGGTCTCGATGCGCTGCGCGGCAAGGACGCCATCTTGTTCGGCTCGGCGGGCGACCCGGACATCCCCGACCACATCACGCTGTGGGGCCTGCGCCTCAAGATCTGCCAGGGCTTCGATCAGTACGCCAACGTGCGGCCCACGCGCATCCTGCCCGGCATTGATGCGCCCCTGAAGCGCTGCACGCCCAAGGACCTGGACTGGGTCATCGTGCGCGAAAACTCCGAGGGCGAATACTCCGGCGTGGGCGGCCGCGTGCACCAGGGTCACCCCATCGAGGCAGCGACGGACGTGTCCATCATGACCCGCGTGGGGGTGGAACGCATCCTGCGTTTTGCCTTCCGCCTGGCGCAGTCGCGGCCCCGCAAGCTGCTCACCGTCATCACCAAGAGCAACGCCCAGCGCCATGCGATGGTGATGTGGGACGAGATCGCCGCGCAGGTGGCCACCGAGTTCCCCAATGTGAAGTGGGACAAGGAGCTGGTGGACGCTGCCACGGCCCGCATGGTCAACCGCCCCGCCACGCTCGACACCATCGTCGCCACCAACCTGCATGCCGACATCCTCAGCGACCTGGCTGCTGCGCTGGCGGGCAGCCTGGGCATTGCGCCCACCGGCAACATCGACCCCGAGCGCCGCTACCCCAGCATGTTCGAGCCCATCCACGGCTCGGCGTTCGACATCATGGGCAAGGGCCTGGCCAACCCCATCGGCACCTTCTGGTCGGTGGTGATGCTGCTGGAGCACCTGGGCGAGGTGGATGCTGCCCGCGCCGTGATGCAAGCCATCGAACAGGTCACCGCCAACCCCGCCCTGCACACCCGCGATCTGGGCGGCACGGCCACCACGGCGCAGGTGACCGACGCCGTGTGCGCACTGATCGGCAGTACGCCGCTGCAAAAGGCGGCCTGAGCCGCGTGGCTCCCACGCATTGCGCCCTGCCCCACCACCCGATGACCCCACACATCGACACCCAGGCCCGCCACTGGCTGCGCAGCATGTTCGACGCCGCCATCGCATCCGCGCAGCCCTCGATATGCCTGCCACCTCACCTGCCGGCCCCGCCCCGGGGCCGCACGGTGGTGATCGGTGCGGGCAAGGCATCAGCGCAGATGGCGCAGGTGCTGGAGGCCCAGTGGCCGGCACCACTCACAGGCGTGGTGGTCACGCGCTATGGGCATGCTGCCGCCTGCCAGCACATCGGCGTGCTGGAGGCCGCCCACCCTGTGCCCGATGCGGCGGGCCTGACAGCCGCGCAACAGATGTTGAAAGCGGTGGAAAGTCTCACGGCAGACGACCTGGTGATCGGCCTGTGGTCGGGTGGCGGCTCGGCGCTGCTGCCCTTGCCGTTACCTGGCATCACGCTAGCCGACAAGCAGGCGCTCAACCAGGCCCTGCTGCGCAGCGGCGCCAGCATTGGCGAGATGAACTGCGTGCGGCGCCACCTCTCGGCCATCAAGGGCGGGCGGCTGGCCCTGGCGTGCAGCCCCGCCCGCGTGGTCAACCTGGTGATGTCGGACGTGCCGGGCGACGACCCGCTGGACGTGGCGTCTGGCCCCACCGTGGCCGACCCGACCACCCGTGCACAGGCGCGGGCCATCTTGCAGCGCTACCGCATTGCACTGCCGCCCGCCGTAACGGCCGCACTGGACACGGCCGCCAGCGAGAGCATCAAGCCCGGCGACACCCGGCTGGGGCCCATCACCACCCACGTCATTGCCACGCCCGACCTGGCGCTGCGGGCGGCGGCCCAGGTGGCGCGCGAGGCGGGCATAGAGCCCACGCTGCTCGGCGACGCGCTGGAGGGCGAAGCCCGCGACATGGGCACGGTGCTGGCCGGTGTCGCCCGCTACGCCGCCAAGGCCCCGTCACCACGGCACCGCGTGCTGCTGAGTGGCGGCGAAAGCACCGTCACCCTGCGCGCACCCGCCCCCGGGCAACCCACGCCAACCCCAGGGCGCGGCGGGCGCAATGTGGAATGCCTGCTGTCCATGGCTCTGTCGCTCAAGGGCTTGCCCGGCGTGTACGCGTTAGCTGGCGACACCGACGGCATCGACGGCCTGGAGCACGTGGCAGGCGCCATTGCCACGCCAGACACGCTGAAGCGCGCCGCAGCACTGGGCCAACACGCCACCGCCGCGCTGGACGCGCACGATGCCCACACCTTTTTTGGCGCGCTGGGCGACGCCGTGATCACCGGGCCCACGGGCACCAACGTCAACGACTTCCGCGCGATCCTGATCGCAGCCAAGGGCTGACGCCACGCCCCCCGCGTCCCCACCGGCCATACCACCACAAGAACCACAACCCCACGGAGACAACCATGACACGCATTGCACAGCCGCACCACCCACCGTCAACGCCGCCCACAACGCCCACTACACGCCGGCACCAGCTGCTGGCACTGGTAGCCCTGGCTGCCGCTGCCTGTGCCCTGCCCAGCGCACCGGCCCATGCGCAGGCCTGGCCGGTCAAGCCCGTCACCATCGTCGTGCCCTTTGCAGCGGGCGGCACCACCGATGTGCTGGCACGCGCACTGGGCGAAAAACTGGGCACGGCCCTGGGCCAGCCCGTGATCGTGGAAAACCGGGGCGGTGCGGGCGCCACCATCGGGGCCGACTACGTGGCCAAGGCCCCCGCCGACGGCTACACGCTGCTGATGGGCGCGGTGCACCACACCATTGCCACCAGCGTGTACAAAAAGCTCAACTACGACTTTCAAAAGAGTTTTGCGCCCATCACCACCGTGGCGCTGGTGCCCAACGTGCTGGCCGTGAGCGCGGCCACGCCCGCCAAGGACGTGAAGGAGCTGGTGGCGCTGATCAAGGCCACGCCCAACAAGTTCTCCTACGGCTCCAACGGCGCGGGCACTGCGCAGCACCTGATCGGCACGCAGTTCGCCACCTCCATCGGCCAGCCCCTGCTGCATGTGCCCTACAAGGGCAGCGGCCCGCTCACCACCGACCTGCTGGGCGGGCAGGTGTCGATGTCGTTCGACACCGTCACCCCCGTGCTGCCGCACATCAAGGCGGGCAAGCTGCGCGCCCTGGCGGTGACCACGGCCAAACGCTCGTCCACCTTGCCTGACGTGCCCACGCTGCAAGAAAGTGGCTTTGCGGGCTTTGACATCGGCACCTGGTTTGGTGTGCTGGCCCCCGCCCGCACGCCCGCCGACGTGGTGGCACGGCTGAACACCGAAATGGTCAAGGTCATCCAGTCGCCCGACTTTCAAAAGCGCATGCAGGACATTGGTGCCGAACCCATCGGCAACACTCCCGCGCAGATGGCCGAACAGATTGCGGCCGACACCGCACGTTTTGCCAAGCTGGTGGCCGACAACAAGATCACCACCGACTGAGCCAATGGCAAAGAGGGGTTGCAAAGAGCGGTCGCACAGGGTGGCTGGCGCGGTGAATGGTCAAGGTGGGTTGGTATAAACCTGTGATGACCGACACCGCCGCCCCTATCGCCAACACCGTACCCGCTGCCCTCGTCCGCGCGCTGGAAGAACGCGCCTTCAACGCCTGGCCTGCGCACCAGACGGTGTTTCACCGGGGCTGGGTGTTTCGGCTGTCGGGCGGGTACACCAAGCGCGCCAACTCGGTCAACGCGCTGGTGCCCGGCGCGCCGTTTGACGGTGTGCGCGAGGCGGCGGCAGCGCTGTATGCGCGGCATGGGTTGCCCGCCGTGTTCCGCATCTCCCCCCTGGCCCCGGCAGAGGCCGACCAGGAGCTGGCGGACGCGGGCTACCAGCACTTTGACCCCTCGCTGGTCCTGCACCGGCCGCTGGCGCTGGGCGCGGTGCCCCGGCCCGACGGCAGCACGGTGGTCAGCACTTCGCCATCGCCCACGTGGCTGGAAGGGTTTGCGGCGGCCAACGGCGTGGCGCCGCATCACCGCAACCTGCACCGCAGCATCCTCGACGCCATTGCCCACCCGGTGGGCTATGCGCTGCAACACGACGCCCAGGGCCATGCCGTGGGCTTTGGCCTGGCGGTGCTGGAGCGCGGCGCGGTGGGCCTGTACGACCTGGCCGTAGCGCCCGAACACCGGGGCGGCGGGCGCGGGCGCGCGCTGGTGCAGGCCCTGCTGCACTGGGGCGCCGAGGCCGGGACGACCAGCGCCTACCTGCAGGTGCGAGCGCAGAACACGCCAGCGCTGCGGCTGTATGAATCGATGGGGTTCAAGACGGCCTACGGCTACCACTACCGGGTGCCGGGCTGAGGTTGACTTCTGCACCTCTCCCACAGGGTGCGAGGGACCCGGGACCAGCGCAGAGGCCCAGGCTGTGCCCCCACGCGTGGTTTTGAAGCAAAACAGGCCGCAAGCGCCAGTGAATCATGCGCCAGCAGCTATTGATTCAATAGCAAGCCATTCACCACTCAACGGTGGCTCAGCTTGCGCACGGCCCAGTCGCCCAGGCTTTGCACGGCCTGCACAAAGAAGATCAGCACCAGCACCACGGCCAGCATGATCTCGGGCAGAAAGCGCTGGTAGCCATAGCGGATGCCCAGGTCGCCCAGGCCGCCACCGCCAATAGCACCGGCCATGGCCGAGTAGCCGGTCAGGCTCACAAACGTGATGGTCAGGCCCGCCACGATGCCGGGCAGGGCCTCGGGCAGCAGCACCTTCCACACGATCTGGCTGGTGGTGGCGCCCATGGCTTGTGCGGCTTCGACCAAGCCGTGGTCCACCTCGCGCAGCGCGGCCTCGACCAGGCGGGCCACAAACGGGGCAGCGGCAATGGTCAGCGGCACCACGGCGGCAGCGGTGCCGATGGACGAGCCGGTGATGAACCGCGTGAACGGGATGATGGCCACCAGCAGGATGATGAAAGGCGTGGACCGCACGGCGTTGACCAGCCAGCCCACCAGCTTGTTGACGGGGCCGTTCTCCAGCACACCGCCGTCATCGGTCAGGCGCAGGAACACGCCCAGCGGCACCCCCAGCAAGCCGCCCACCAGGCCGGAGATGCCGACCATGATGAGCGTCTCCCACAAGGACGAAGCAAACAGATCCAGCATCGCTGGCGTGAAGTTGTTGAACATGATGTGTGCTCCCTCTTAACCGGCCACGGCCACTTCTTCGACCTCGACACCGCCCGCGCGCAGGTGCGCCACGGCGCCGCGCACGCTGTCGGCCTCGCCACTGGCGTACACGGCCAGCGAGCCGAAGGTCTCGTCCTGAATCTCGTCCACCTGGCCGTGCAGGATGCTCATGTCCACCCCAAACTGGCGGATCAGCTGCGACAGGATGGGCTGGTAGGCGCTGTCACCCGCGTACGACAGGCGCAGCAGCTGGCCCGTTCGCCCGGCACCCAGCTCGCCTGCGAGCTTGCGCACATGGTCCAGCACGCTGGCGGGCAGCTCTTGCGGCAGGATCTCGTCGATCAGGCTCTTGGTGATGGCCTGCTGCGGGCGGGTGAACACGTCCAGCACCCGGCCCTGCTCCACGATGCGGCCGGCTTCGATCACGGCCACGCGGTCGGCCACCTGCTTGATGACCTGCATCTGGTGCGTGATCAGCACCACCGTCAGGCCCAGCTCGCGGTTGACCTGGCGCAGCAGGTCGAGGATGGAGCGCGTGGTCTCCGGGTCCAGCGCGGACGTTGCCTCGTCGCTCAATAGCACCTTGGGGCGGCTGGCCAGCGCACGCGCAATGCCCACGCGCTGCTTTTGCCCGCC of the Acidovorax sp. 107 genome contains:
- a CDS encoding zinc-binding dehydrogenase, with product MNPSIPTTALQLRSLVQADGTLQISLEPTPVPTPGPDEVLIQVQATPINPSDIGLLLGPADLSTVQVTGTAERPVATARIPERAMPGMAARLGQSMPVGNEGAGLVVAAGASPAAQALLGRTVAVIGGAMYSQYRAMPAAQCLPLPPGTTAAEGASCFVNPLTALSMVETMKREGHTALVHTAAASNLGQMLLKICQKDGVGLVNIVRKPEQAALLRGLGAQYVCDSSAPNFMAELTDALAATGATIAFDATGGGTLAGQILQCMEAAVNRKAKEYSRYGSAVHKQVYLYGHLDTRPTEVHRTFGMAWGMGGWLLFPFLQKIGDEATQALRQRVAAELKTTFASHYARTVSLAGALSADAIAFYGPRNTGAKVLIDPSL
- a CDS encoding MerR family transcriptional regulator, producing the protein MASLLTIAEVAKRTGLTAHTLRYYERAGLIAPVARAPGGQRRYAASDMEWIGFLLRLRETQMPIGQMQAFAQLRSEGNATAPERRQLLEQHLAQVLATITAMQQAAQALQAKIAHYQGLEASLRPTLSSTHQGSSHVPRNPTPISPGPRQAARNRRPRG
- a CDS encoding carboxymuconolactone decarboxylase family protein; this encodes MSPETQPRYLQGLAKLREIDGHAGERVVASLADIAPDFARYLIEFPFGDIYSRPGLDLRSREIAVVAALTALGNATPQLKVHLQAALNVGVSREEIVEVLMQMAVYAGFPAALNGLTVAREVFAAADEQPVTA
- a CDS encoding DUF1566 domain-containing protein, with the translated sequence MKTLLLLIPPLLGALFAGPAQAADSLVAADWSLSVDGAYVLDQRAGLAWPRCVEGMQWNGKTCTGQPLLLDRAEATALASDRWKAEGVGWRIPRAAELQRLVDKSLSPPGLNPILFPVAPGQWHWSSTSNVSAPSVNQYTYGNISQSRAGDSARQAAMINGWAVNLSTGEARGDAARASKLPVRLVRPMPVGGGK
- a CDS encoding LysR substrate-binding domain-containing protein codes for the protein MSSTIQPAELGFFSALAASPSLSAAGREMGVSTAAVSKHLAQMEKRLGVVLINRTTRRMSLTPEGELLLEHARRILREIDALDELIVQSKASPKGLLRVNATLGFGRMHIAPVISDFVRQYPEVDVQLQLSVHPPPITDDAYDVCVRFGEPPDGRVIARRIAPNRRVLCAAPAYLAQHGRPRVPRDLMEHQCIGIRQGDEAYGLWRLITGRGSKAHTESIKITGNLTTNDGEIAVLWALQGHGIVMRAEWDVNRHLAQGLLEPVLPQYHTPAADIYAVYPQRHQFSTRVQAFVGFLADALAASGTLAGVGVGARVDKRRAVRVS
- a CDS encoding tartrate dehydrogenase, translated to MKTYQIATIPGDGIGKEVIPAGQRVLEALAARHTGLQFQFENFGWGGDWYRAHGVMMPADGLDALRGKDAILFGSAGDPDIPDHITLWGLRLKICQGFDQYANVRPTRILPGIDAPLKRCTPKDLDWVIVRENSEGEYSGVGGRVHQGHPIEAATDVSIMTRVGVERILRFAFRLAQSRPRKLLTVITKSNAQRHAMVMWDEIAAQVATEFPNVKWDKELVDAATARMVNRPATLDTIVATNLHADILSDLAAALAGSLGIAPTGNIDPERRYPSMFEPIHGSAFDIMGKGLANPIGTFWSVVMLLEHLGEVDAARAVMQAIEQVTANPALHTRDLGGTATTAQVTDAVCALIGSTPLQKAA
- a CDS encoding glycerate kinase; its protein translation is MTPHIDTQARHWLRSMFDAAIASAQPSICLPPHLPAPPRGRTVVIGAGKASAQMAQVLEAQWPAPLTGVVVTRYGHAAACQHIGVLEAAHPVPDAAGLTAAQQMLKAVESLTADDLVIGLWSGGGSALLPLPLPGITLADKQALNQALLRSGASIGEMNCVRRHLSAIKGGRLALACSPARVVNLVMSDVPGDDPLDVASGPTVADPTTRAQARAILQRYRIALPPAVTAALDTAASESIKPGDTRLGPITTHVIATPDLALRAAAQVAREAGIEPTLLGDALEGEARDMGTVLAGVARYAAKAPSPRHRVLLSGGESTVTLRAPAPGQPTPTPGRGGRNVECLLSMALSLKGLPGVYALAGDTDGIDGLEHVAGAIATPDTLKRAAALGQHATAALDAHDAHTFFGALGDAVITGPTGTNVNDFRAILIAAKG
- a CDS encoding tripartite tricarboxylate transporter substrate binding protein, with protein sequence MTRIAQPHHPPSTPPTTPTTRRHQLLALVALAAAACALPSAPAHAQAWPVKPVTIVVPFAAGGTTDVLARALGEKLGTALGQPVIVENRGGAGATIGADYVAKAPADGYTLLMGAVHHTIATSVYKKLNYDFQKSFAPITTVALVPNVLAVSAATPAKDVKELVALIKATPNKFSYGSNGAGTAQHLIGTQFATSIGQPLLHVPYKGSGPLTTDLLGGQVSMSFDTVTPVLPHIKAGKLRALAVTTAKRSSTLPDVPTLQESGFAGFDIGTWFGVLAPARTPADVVARLNTEMVKVIQSPDFQKRMQDIGAEPIGNTPAQMAEQIAADTARFAKLVADNKITTD
- a CDS encoding N-acetyltransferase, which translates into the protein MTDTAAPIANTVPAALVRALEERAFNAWPAHQTVFHRGWVFRLSGGYTKRANSVNALVPGAPFDGVREAAAALYARHGLPAVFRISPLAPAEADQELADAGYQHFDPSLVLHRPLALGAVPRPDGSTVVSTSPSPTWLEGFAAANGVAPHHRNLHRSILDAIAHPVGYALQHDAQGHAVGFGLAVLERGAVGLYDLAVAPEHRGGGRGRALVQALLHWGAEAGTTSAYLQVRAQNTPALRLYESMGFKTAYGYHYRVPG
- a CDS encoding methionine ABC transporter permease translates to MFNNFTPAMLDLFASSLWETLIMVGISGLVGGLLGVPLGVFLRLTDDGGVLENGPVNKLVGWLVNAVRSTPFIILLVAIIPFTRFITGSSIGTAAAVVPLTIAAAPFVARLVEAALREVDHGLVEAAQAMGATTSQIVWKVLLPEALPGIVAGLTITFVSLTGYSAMAGAIGGGGLGDLGIRYGYQRFLPEIMLAVVLVLIFFVQAVQSLGDWAVRKLSHR
- a CDS encoding methionine ABC transporter ATP-binding protein, whose protein sequence is MIELRGITQTYQGSQGPVEALKGIDLTIQPGEVFGIIGKSGAGKSSLVRVINLLNRPTTGQVIVGGQDLTQLNDAHLREARREIGMVFQHFNLLSSRTVFDNAALPLELAGMDKAAIRARVNPLLDLVGLSALADRYPAQISGGQKQRVGIARALASRPKVLLSDEATSALDPETTRSILDLLRQVNRELGLTVVLITHQMQVIKQVADRVAVIEAGRIVEQGRVLDVFTRPQQAITKSLIDEILPQELPASVLDHVRKLAGELGAGRTGQLLRLSYAGDSAYQPILSQLIRQFGVDMSILHGQVDEIQDETFGSLAVYASGEADSVRGAVAHLRAGGVEVEEVAVAG